The Pseudomonas saponiphila DNA window CGCTGTTGCTGCAGACCTGGCTGGACAAGGGCGATGCCTCGGTGGATCCGAGCCGGCTGGCGGTGCCATTCGTGCTTTCGCCCCCGCTGTCGCGGCTTGATCCGCAGCAGAGTGCCGTCCTGTCGCTGCGTCATAGCGGCGAGCCGCTGCCCGCCGATCGCGAGTCGGTGTTCTGGCTCAACTTTCTGGAAGTGCCGTCCCTGCGGCCTCTGAGCAGCAACCAGCTGAACCTGAGCTACCGCCTGCGCATGAAGCTGCTGTATCGCCCCAAGGGCCTGCCGGGTCGCGCCGACGAGGCGGCGCGCCAGCTGCGCTGGAGCCTGCAAGAGGCGACGCAGGCGGCCGGGGCTGCGGTGCTCGGCGTGAGCAATCCGACGCCGTACTACGTGTCCCTGGCTCGGGTGGATGTGGGCGACCAGCGCCACCCCCTGACGGTGCAGGGCATCACCGTCGAGCCGTTCGGCTCGGCACGCCTGCCTTTGTCCGCCGCGCCGGTGTTGAGCGGCGGTGCGGCAGAAATTCGATACCAAGTGGTTTTAGACAGCGGGGAGACGCTGAGTGGACGTGTGCAAATACACCTGTAGTGGTACGGCAGCCGGGCTGCCGGCCGGTGGATGCAAAGGGCGAGGTGCGGGGCGGTTGCGAGTGCCGTCGGCGCTGCCGCCAGTGATGTTGCTGGGGCTGTTGTTGCCCGTGCTGGCGCAGGCCCAGATGCGGGTCCAGGGGACCAGTGCCGGACAGGCCATACGGGA harbors:
- a CDS encoding fimbria/pilus periplasmic chaperone, whose translation is MKARLVCVVRDLCLLGAMLLFSQGAPADLSIVGTRFIYPQGLAALSIRVGNLGTAPLLLQTWLDKGDASVDPSRLAVPFVLSPPLSRLDPQQSAVLSLRHSGEPLPADRESVFWLNFLEVPSLRPLSSNQLNLSYRLRMKLLYRPKGLPGRADEAARQLRWSLQEATQAAGAAVLGVSNPTPYYVSLARVDVGDQRHPLTVQGITVEPFGSARLPLSAAPVLSGGAAEIRYQVVLDSGETLSGRVQIHL